In uncultured Bacteroides sp., one genomic interval encodes:
- a CDS encoding bifunctional proline dehydrogenase/L-glutamate gamma-semialdehyde dehydrogenase, translated as MEKVDISEVIEWAKQFLAQSEKEITDEERKEQQKYAILVQKPGDKILLSKLLDESSQIRNNKKLAHRMKVLIDRYGVPEFFGVADRILIKLFTAFGYLFDFIAVPIFKQRLRSDTSKVIINEAPSLLKRHLQQRREQKIGQNVNLLGEVVLGDGEASHRYQHYLEALKNPQINYISIKISGIYAQINPLNYELNKTELCERLSNIYQRAIDFPFVDENGISSSKFVNLDMEEYKDTELTIDVFTTVLDLPQFKNYQAGIVVQAYLPDAWHFQSRLLEFAKKRVAEGGAPIKMRLVKGANLQMETIISSLKGWEIPTYSTKTEVDANYLRLLDRALEPENAEVVHIGVASHNFFTLGYAYLLSQKNKVDEYVTFEMLEGMANHLPRVMRTLGKQIILYTPVVKNEHFLNAVSYLVRRLDENTGKDNFLSYSFNLKVDSEHWKFLQEQFVEAYKQKEIVNTTSRRTQNRNLPAIPQTDLITFRNEPDTNFDLKPNRLWADEIRRKWKKSADDKPYHIPVQIGEKEVISEKKRTYHDRSQNSEICVCEASLANLDQVKDILAVAEKDASGWRQTLPEERNRILHEVATNLSNHRGDLIGCMAAITGKTFTEGDVEVSEAIDFCRFYPVSMQRFTNLETITCTPKGIILVIPPWNFPLAIPVGGVAAALAGGNTVILKPATVAYPVAWQFAKLFWEAGVPKDALQLFCADGYEPVNYLTTHPSIKHIILTGGTDTAFRLLENNPSCPLSAETGGKNAIILTASGDRDHAIQNIITSAFSNAGQKCSACSLLLLEKEVYHDPEFKAKLIDAVTSLHTGGIWNGGNVVGPMITNQNEKLLHAIDHLEEGEWWLVKPEFADEKKFIMKPCVKWGVKPGSYTFTTELFAPLLAVVCIDDLQHGIKLVNSSEYGLTSGLQSLDESEQLLWKNSIEAGNLYINRGITGAIVNRQPFGGMKRSAFGGGIKAGGPNYVSCFINITEKPLEGIAPKASHTLTAILHSDDTARFNKAVESYQANMENIFSQERDCNKLIGEQNIFRYLPLRNMALRIYLEDELCDVLMILVAANIARTPVTLSIVKEDPKLEILQKGINKECIIKIQSDDEFMNDMEQYERIRTCSSRLPYELYKQAARLGKYIATAKPLLEGRVELLHYLKEQSIAFEYHRYGSITDTFE; from the coding sequence ATGGAAAAAGTGGATATTTCTGAAGTTATTGAGTGGGCAAAGCAGTTTCTTGCACAATCAGAAAAAGAGATCACTGACGAAGAGCGTAAAGAACAACAGAAATATGCCATTCTGGTGCAAAAACCAGGAGACAAGATTCTGTTATCAAAACTGCTCGATGAATCATCGCAAATACGCAATAACAAGAAGCTGGCGCATCGCATGAAAGTGCTTATCGATCGCTACGGTGTGCCCGAGTTTTTTGGTGTTGCCGACAGGATTCTTATTAAACTATTTACGGCGTTTGGCTACTTGTTCGATTTTATAGCCGTTCCCATTTTTAAGCAACGTTTACGGTCCGACACTTCCAAAGTAATTATCAACGAAGCACCTTCGCTGCTGAAACGACATCTGCAACAGCGCAGAGAACAAAAAATAGGGCAGAATGTTAACCTGCTCGGTGAGGTGGTTTTGGGAGATGGAGAAGCTAGTCACCGTTACCAACATTACCTGGAAGCATTGAAAAATCCTCAGATTAACTACATTTCTATTAAAATTTCAGGCATCTATGCGCAGATAAATCCGCTCAACTATGAGCTGAATAAAACTGAGTTATGTGAACGGCTCTCTAATATTTACCAGAGAGCTATTGACTTCCCGTTCGTAGACGAAAATGGTATAAGCTCTTCCAAATTTGTTAATCTCGACATGGAAGAGTATAAAGACACGGAACTGACAATTGATGTGTTTACAACAGTTCTGGATTTGCCGCAGTTCAAAAATTATCAGGCGGGTATCGTTGTGCAGGCTTATTTGCCTGATGCATGGCATTTCCAGTCCAGACTACTGGAATTTGCGAAAAAGCGGGTTGCCGAAGGTGGGGCTCCAATCAAAATGCGTCTGGTAAAAGGGGCAAACCTTCAGATGGAAACTATTATCTCATCTCTGAAAGGATGGGAAATTCCTACTTATTCCACCAAAACAGAGGTTGATGCCAACTACTTGCGTTTGCTCGATCGTGCTTTGGAACCCGAAAATGCCGAGGTGGTGCACATTGGTGTGGCTTCCCACAACTTTTTCACCCTTGGTTACGCTTACCTGCTCAGCCAAAAAAATAAGGTGGATGAGTATGTTACTTTCGAAATGCTGGAAGGAATGGCGAATCATCTTCCTCGCGTAATGCGCACTCTCGGCAAACAGATTATTCTTTATACACCGGTGGTAAAGAACGAGCATTTCCTGAATGCTGTGTCTTACCTGGTTCGCCGGTTGGATGAGAATACCGGTAAAGACAATTTCTTAAGTTATTCGTTTAATCTGAAGGTTGATAGCGAACATTGGAAGTTCTTGCAAGAGCAATTCGTTGAGGCTTATAAGCAGAAAGAGATTGTCAACACTACATCACGGCGTACACAAAACCGGAATCTTCCGGCTATTCCACAGACTGATCTTATAACTTTCCGAAACGAGCCTGATACAAATTTTGATTTGAAACCGAATCGCTTGTGGGCAGATGAAATCCGCCGGAAATGGAAAAAATCTGCCGATGATAAACCTTATCATATTCCGGTGCAGATTGGCGAAAAAGAGGTAATATCAGAAAAGAAACGCACATACCACGACCGAAGTCAAAATAGTGAGATCTGTGTTTGTGAAGCTTCTCTTGCCAATCTCGATCAGGTAAAGGATATTCTTGCTGTTGCCGAAAAAGATGCTTCGGGTTGGCGACAAACGTTGCCGGAAGAGCGCAACCGCATTTTGCATGAGGTGGCAACCAATCTGAGTAACCACCGAGGTGATTTGATTGGTTGCATGGCTGCCATTACCGGGAAAACGTTTACGGAGGGCGATGTGGAAGTGTCGGAAGCCATCGACTTTTGCCGCTTTTATCCTGTTTCCATGCAACGATTCACCAATCTAGAAACAATAACCTGCACACCAAAAGGCATTATTCTGGTAATTCCGCCATGGAACTTCCCTCTGGCAATTCCGGTTGGAGGTGTGGCAGCAGCGCTTGCCGGAGGTAACACGGTAATTTTGAAACCGGCCACGGTTGCCTATCCTGTTGCATGGCAATTTGCTAAACTATTCTGGGAAGCCGGAGTGCCGAAAGATGCACTTCAGTTATTCTGTGCGGATGGATACGAACCAGTGAATTATCTCACCACACATCCTTCCATCAAGCATATTATTCTTACAGGAGGCACTGACACTGCTTTTCGTTTATTGGAAAATAATCCGTCATGCCCATTGTCGGCAGAGACTGGAGGTAAAAATGCAATCATTCTTACTGCCAGCGGAGACCGCGATCATGCTATTCAGAACATTATCACCTCGGCATTCAGCAATGCAGGACAAAAATGTTCGGCCTGCTCGTTGCTACTCCTTGAAAAAGAGGTGTATCACGACCCTGAGTTTAAAGCAAAACTTATAGATGCCGTAACCAGTCTGCACACAGGAGGAATCTGGAATGGAGGCAATGTGGTTGGTCCGATGATTACCAATCAGAATGAGAAACTGCTGCATGCCATCGACCATCTGGAAGAAGGCGAATGGTGGTTGGTAAAACCTGAATTTGCAGATGAAAAGAAGTTTATTATGAAACCTTGTGTGAAATGGGGTGTAAAACCGGGAAGCTATACATTCACAACCGAACTATTTGCTCCGTTGCTGGCTGTGGTTTGCATTGATGATTTGCAACATGGAATCAAGTTGGTCAACAGTTCTGAATATGGATTGACTTCTGGATTGCAAAGTCTGGACGAAAGTGAACAACTCCTTTGGAAGAACAGTATTGAAGCCGGAAATCTCTATATCAACCGAGGCATTACCGGTGCTATCGTAAACCGACAACCTTTCGGAGGAATGAAACGATCGGCCTTCGGAGGCGGTATCAAAGCCGGAGGGCCCAACTATGTGTCGTGCTTCATCAATATTACTGAAAAACCTCTGGAAGGAATAGCTCCTAAAGCATCTCACACTTTGACGGCAATTCTTCATTCTGATGATACAGCTCGTTTCAACAAAGCCGTTGAAAGCTATCAAGCGAACATGGAAAATATATTTTCTCAGGAACGCGACTGTAACAAGCTGATCGGCGAACAAAATATATTCAGGTATCTGCCGCTAAGAAACATGGCCTTACGCATTTATCTGGAAGATGAATTGTGCGATGTGCTTATGATCCTTGTTGCTGCCAATATTGCCAGAACACCTGTTACATTGAGTATCGTCAAGGAAGACCCGAAACTGGAAATCCTTCAGAAAGGAATCAATAAAGAGTGCATCATTAAGATTCAGTCGGACGATGAGTTTATGAATGACATGGAACAATACGAACGGATTCGCACCTGCAGTAGTCGGCTTCCATACGAACTTTACAAACAGGCTGCTCGTCTTGGTAAATATATTGCTACGGCCAAACCACTGTTGGAAGGAAGGGTAGAGCTACTTCATTACCTGAAAGAACAAAGCATCGCATTTGAATATCACCGTTACGGAAGTATTACTGATACCTTCGAATAG
- a CDS encoding DUF6144 family protein: MFDIRKIQEQVIYNAVKTESNETVAQRIIFGNQEDNATWVKNTMKRLEDSFDKTTLKRIRMKCQCGYGMDEKLALLKELMASSSNLEEFAKQDKAKAVGLSYQDGELYLQFPFCPCPMLAEVDKLETNTWCQCTTGYSKVLFEKAFGCEVDVELLKSIKMGDDICLMKIIPCSSIQF, from the coding sequence ATGTTTGATATAAGAAAAATCCAGGAACAAGTAATATATAATGCTGTTAAAACTGAAAGTAATGAAACTGTTGCTCAAAGAATAATATTTGGAAATCAGGAAGATAATGCGACATGGGTGAAAAATACCATGAAAAGATTAGAGGATAGCTTTGATAAGACGACTCTAAAAAGAATCAGGATGAAATGTCAATGTGGGTACGGAATGGACGAAAAACTTGCTCTGCTAAAAGAGCTTATGGCTTCGTCCTCCAATCTGGAAGAATTTGCTAAACAAGATAAAGCAAAAGCTGTAGGATTATCCTATCAAGATGGCGAACTTTATCTTCAATTCCCTTTTTGTCCTTGTCCGATGCTTGCTGAAGTAGATAAGCTGGAAACTAATACCTGGTGTCAATGCACAACGGGGTATAGCAAAGTGCTTTTCGAAAAAGCATTTGGATGTGAAGTTGATGTGGAACTACTCAAAAGTATAAAAATGGGAGATGATATTTGTTTGATGAAAATAATTCCTTGTAGTTCTATCCAATTCTAG
- a CDS encoding pyridoxamine 5'-phosphate oxidase family protein, translating to MFREMRRIKQLLSTEESLSILNRMTSGVLAITGDNDYPYAVPLSYVYYDNKIYFHGATSGHKIDAITKNSKASFCVIEEDNIIPEEYTTYFRSVIVFGKIRILEDNDEKRKAIEKLAEKYSPAQKEGRLQEIEKGFNHMLMIELSIEHMTGKEAIELVRTKKL from the coding sequence ATGTTTAGAGAAATGCGCCGAATAAAGCAACTATTATCCACAGAGGAAAGTCTCTCAATTCTTAATAGAATGACATCTGGTGTGCTTGCAATAACAGGGGATAATGATTATCCTTATGCAGTACCGCTCAGTTACGTTTACTATGACAATAAAATATATTTTCATGGTGCAACATCGGGTCATAAAATAGATGCAATCACGAAAAACAGTAAAGCATCTTTTTGCGTGATAGAAGAGGATAACATTATTCCTGAAGAATATACAACTTATTTCAGAAGTGTTATCGTATTTGGCAAGATTCGCATTTTAGAAGATAATGATGAAAAGCGAAAAGCTATTGAAAAACTGGCCGAGAAATATTCACCTGCTCAGAAAGAAGGACGCTTACAAGAAATAGAAAAAGGTTTTAATCATATGCTTATGATTGAATTATCTATCGAACACATGACTGGAAAAGAGGCTATTGAATTAGTTAGGACAAAGAAATTATAG
- a CDS encoding DUF3836 domain-containing protein yields the protein MKKIVFSISTLVIIITTCLLFVCSPAANAKKLRNFVYDKGQNKETVFLYDSTTCVLTPHLKYEFVTTENGQSKTKKAYRWNADDKMWIPSYIFIVTNVGDTQIQEFARWSAQKNEFCLNRQKAIFNRIDGSNISNYISFKWNERNKKWEVIDGLLFEKNIALLVNHSKRIK from the coding sequence ATGAAAAAGATTGTATTTAGTATTAGTACGCTAGTAATCATCATTACTACTTGTTTATTGTTTGTATGTAGTCCCGCAGCAAATGCTAAGAAGCTTAGAAATTTTGTATATGACAAAGGTCAAAACAAAGAAACTGTATTTCTTTATGATTCAACAACCTGTGTGCTTACTCCTCACTTAAAATATGAATTTGTAACAACTGAGAATGGGCAGTCCAAGACTAAAAAAGCTTATAGGTGGAATGCTGACGATAAAATGTGGATTCCTTCATATATATTTATTGTAACGAATGTGGGTGACACCCAGATTCAGGAATTTGCCCGCTGGAGTGCTCAGAAAAATGAGTTTTGTTTGAACAGACAGAAAGCTATATTCAACAGAATAGACGGAAGTAATATTTCAAACTATATATCCTTTAAGTGGAATGAAAGGAATAAGAAATGGGAAGTTATAGACGGTTTGCTATTTGAGAAAAACATTGCATTACTGGTAAACCATTCTAAAAGGATAAAATAA